The Streptomyces rubrogriseus genomic sequence CGATGCTCACCAGGCTCAACAGCAGATCCACGTCCGCGTCGCAGTCCAGGTGCACGGTCACCCAACGGGAGCCGGGCACCAGACGGATGGCGGTGGAGCCGCCCAGGTCGTACTGGAAACGCTGGATGGCCCGGTGGGTGAGGTGGAGGTCCACGTCCCGGTCCGAGTGGAAGTGGACGATCTCGTCGCGGACGGAGCACAGTGCCCGTCCGGTTCCGCAACTGGCCGGACCCGCCGAGAGGTCGGGCCAGGCTTGCAGCCGCTCGAAGGCGCGCTGGGCCGGAGTCATGGCCCTATCGTCGCCCGCTCACCGCTTCGCAACCAGAGGTTGAGCGATTTGTAACCGGCACGTGAGGTCGGCGGGAGCCCTGGCGCCCCCGCCGACCGGGTGCCGACGCCTGCCCCGACGCCTTTCCTGGCGTGCCTCGGGGCGTGCGTCGGTGCGTGCGTCGGCTGTGCGTCAGGGTGCCACGCAGCCGATCGAGTCGACCGGGAAGTCATTGCCCGTCGACGTGGCGGTGAAGCCGAAGGTCACGCTCCCGTCCGGTGGTACGACGCGGTTGTGGTCCACGTTGCGGACCGTGACCGTACCGTCGGAGCCGCTGGTCAGCGAACCGTTCCACACCCCGCCGAGCGTGGTCCCGCCGCCCGGCCGCCACTGCACGGCCCAGCCGTTCAGCGGCTCGGTGCCGTGGTTCATCACCTCGACCGAACCCTGGAAGCCGCCGCTCCAGGAGTTCTCCACCGAGTACACGGCCATGCAGGAGCCGGTGTGCGTGGGCGGGGTGGTCGGGTCCGTCGGGGTCGGTGTCGGATCCGGGTCGGGGGTGCTGCCGGAACCGCGGATGCCGGTGACCTCTCCGTTGCCGCCGTCGAAGACCACGTCCGAGCAGGAGAAGAAGTTCTCCTGGCTGTCCGAACGCACCCACTGCATGAAGATCAGCGCGTTGCCCGAGCGGCCCGACGGCAGCGCGAGGTCCCAGTAGTAGTGGCCCCCGTCGGTGCCCGGCGAGCCCTGCTGGGGCGGGTCGGTCACCGTCTGGATCAGCTCCAGGTCGTCCCAGCCCAGCTCGGACGTGGGCGACCAGCCCGGCTTGGTCAGGTACACCCGGAAGTCACCGGGATGAGCTGCCCAGTTGCTGTATTCCACCGGGATCGTCGCACCCGACGTCAGGTGCGTGCGGGGCCAGTCCGAGCGGGCGGCGTTGTAGGCGGAGAAGTCGTACGGGGAACGGTCGCCGGCGCTGCACAGGGTGCCGTCGGGCACGTAACCGGCGCCGCGGCCGCCCGCGTTGGAGTCGAGCACGGCGAACCAGTTGTACAGGGCCGTCGCCCCGCTCTGGTCGAGGGCGGCCTGACAGGCGGGGTTCGTCGGGTCGAGGGCGCCGGTGCCGGTCTTGGCGTCCAGCTGGCACAGGTAGGTGCGGGAGCCGGGCATCATCGCCACGCCGTGCGCCTCGGCCCGCCCCTGCCCGAGCAGAAGGGTCACGCCGAGCGAGCCGAGCAGGGTGGCCAGCACCGCCGCGAGGGTGAGGAGTCTGGTGCGTCGAACCATAGGGGGTCTCCTGGTTGCGGTCCGTGAGTGGGCTGACAAGTGTCTGAACGAATGTCTGAACGAGCGCTTGGATGATCAGTTCATGACAAGATCGGGGACGGCCTGCCGTGGAACCCCCGCCCGTCCGGGGCGGGCGCTTCGACCGGACGGGCGGGGAGGCGGGGCCGTTACGCCGTGGTGCAGGCGGTGGCGTTCAGGCGGAAGCCGGTCGGCTCGGCGAACGCGCCGCCGTAGGTGCCCTGGAAGCCGAACGACAGGCTGCCGCCCGGTGCGATCCGGGAGTTGTGGCTCGCGCCGGTTGCCGTGACGGACCCAGAGGAGGGTGTCAGGGACGCGTTCCAGGCGTTGGTGATCCGCTGACCGGAGGGCAGGGTGAAGGCGAGTTGCCAGCCGTCGACGGGAGCCGTGCCCGTGTTGGTGACGGTGACGTCCGCGGTGAAGCCGTCCTGCCAGACGTTCGTGCCGTACGCCACCGCACACGCCGACGGGCCGCCCGGGCCGCCGGGGTCGGGGTCGGTGCCGCCGGGAGTGCCGGTCTCGATGGTGGAGGAGAAGGAGTTCACCGCCAGTCCGGCGCCGTTCTGCCACGGCTCGAACCCGGCCTGAACGCTCGTCAGGTACCAGTCGTTCTCGGCGAGTCCGCGCGCGACGGTCGCCCGGACGAAGTCCATGACGTCGAAGCTCCAGCCGGTGATGGCCGACGGTGCCACGAACGACAGCACGTCGTTCGAGCCGTTGCCGCCGCTCCACACCTCCCAGGTCCGACCGCCGACGGAGGCCGTGCCCACCGGTGAGCCGATGGGCTGGATCGGACCCACCCTGTTGAACCAGATCATGATCTCGGTCTGATTCACCCCGTCGGTACGGGCCGTCGGGTCCAGCCAGATGTCGTACGAGGCGTTGTAGACGGCGCTGTCGACGAAGCCGTACGAGATGCTGGACGGCGCCGCGGAGACGGTGTCGAGCCGGACGGGGAGGTCCGTGCCCGGTGAACAGGTCGTGTAGTGGCAGCCGTTGAAGACCGACGGGTACGACTTCGGCGCCCCGTTGGTCGGTGCCGAGCCGTCGGCCTGCGTGACCCGGAAGCCGGTGTCGGTGGCGGTGACGCACTGGGTGGCGGTGGAGCCCCAGCGGTTGTTCTGGACGACGTATCTGCCCTGGATCGTCGTCGTCCCGAACGGTTCGCAGATCGTGGTGTCCGCCTGGGCGGGCGCGGCGGCTGTCACCAGGGACGACACGAGGGCGAAGGCCGCGAAGGCCGCGCCCAGGGCCGCCAAGAGGCCGCGCGGGGCGCGGGCACGGGGCCGTAACGTTCGCATGGGGGCCTCTCCGGAAGGGTGGGGGAAAGAGGGGCCGGTGCGGGAGCGCTCCCAACTCCCCACTGATGGGAGCGCTCCCACTTACCGGTTGATGGGACTGTAGAAGCGGTTCATGTTCCTGACAAGACTGTGCGCGCCATAGTTGTCGAACGAATCTCGAAGCCGCAGGTGGGAGGGGTCCGCTCCGGGAGCGCTCCCGGCGGCCAGGTTCCGATCGCTCAGGCGGAGTCCCGGAGTACCAGCTCGGTACGGAGGATGACGTGCCGCCAGGCGACCGGGGCGTCCTCCATCTCCTCCAGCAGCAGCCGCACCATCGTGCGGCCGATCTCCTCCAGCGGCTGCCGGACGGTCGTCAGCGGCGGGTCCGTGGGCCGGGCCGGGTGGAAGTCGTCGAAGCCGATCACGGCGACGTCCTGCGGCACCCGCCGGCCCGCGGCCCGCAGTGCGTTGAGCGCCCCGGCGGCCAGCGTGTCCGAGGCGGCGAAGACCGCGTCCAGGTCCGGGTGCCGGGCCAGCAGGTCGGTCATCGCCCGGTGCCCGCTCTCCTCCGTGAAGTCGCTCCCCTCGACGACCAGCGACGGCCCCGCAGTCACGCCCGCCTGCTCCAGCGCCTCCCGGTAGCCGCGCAGTCGGCACTGGGCGACGTACATGTCGAGCGGTCCGCTGATGGCCCCGATCGTGCGCCGGCCGGCGTCCAGCAGATACGTCACCGCGCCGCGCGCACCACCCGCGTTGTCCGCGTCGACGTAGGTGACGCACTCCTCGCCGGAACGCCGCCCCAGCATGACGGTGGGCAGCCCCGCGTCGGCGAGCATGTCGGGCAGCGGATCCTTGGCGTGCACGGACATGAGCAGCACCCCGTCGACCCGGCCGCCGCGCGCGTACTCCACGAAACGCCGCCGCTCGGTGTCCGTGCGGACCAGGGTGAGCAGCAGCTGCAACGGGGTGTCGGTGAGGGCGTCGCCGACGGCGTGGACGATCTCCGTGAAGAACGGCTCCCCGAACAGCCGCCAGTCCGGCTCCGTCATCACCAGCGCGACGGCGTCCGCACGGTGGCCGGCCAGCGAACGGGCCGCGAGATTCGGCACGTACCCCAGCTCGGCGATGGCCCGCTGCACGGCGCGGCGCGTCGAGTCGCGCACACCGGCCGCGTTGTTGACGACCCTTGAGACGGTGCCTCGCCCCACGCCTGCGCGGGCGGCCACCTCCTCCAGCGTCGGCGTACCCGGACGCTGCCTGCCCATGTCCGCCCGCCTTCCCCCACGAGATCGTCCGATACTACGGTGACCCGCCGGGTCGCCCGCCTGCCGGGACGGCGGATCATGGAGAGGTGAGGCCGGGGAGCCTCGCGCCCCACGCGGCGGCACACAGAGCACGGTCCACCTCCTCCGTGTAGACGGCCGCGCCCAGCCACGCGCGGGCGAAGCGCCCGGTGTCGGCCGGAAGGAGCCGGCCGAAGGGGTCGCGCGTCCGTTCCGCGGCGGTGGCGTGCAACTCGGCGAGCAGCTCACCGGCGGTGCCGAGGCCGTACCGACGCAGACGCGCGGCCTCGGACCCCCGGCTCCCGGGGAAGGCCAGCACGCGGCGGCCACCGGACGCGGCCTGGTGGACCCGGCGCCGCAGCAGATGCACGGGGGCCTCGTCCGCGGCGGTCGCCGCCGGTGCGGACGGTGCGGACGGTGTGGTCGGGGTGTCGCCCGCGGGGCCCGACGCCGCTTCCGCGGGCAGGTCCGCGCGGCGGAGCCGGTCGAGACCGAGGTCGATCCGGCTGTCCGGATCGGTGGGATGGCTCGCCGCCAGCAGCAACGCGCGGGCCTGCGGGGCCGGTGTGAGCCGGGCGACCACGCGGAGCCGGGCACTGCGCGCGAACGCGAGCCGAGCGAGGAGGCGCAGGTTCTCGCGGTGGGGCAATGCGGGGTCGTCGTGGGCGGCGGCCAGTCGGACCGTCAGCCCGTCGCAGTCGGCCAGCAGACACTCGCCCGCGGCCTCGCGGACCGTGCCGACGAGCGTGACGTCGAGGAACAGCAGGTCCTGGCCGTCTCGGCCGTTCTCGCCGTCCCGCTCGGTCCGTCCGGTGGTGTGGGGAGTGCGGTGCGCGTTCGGTACGTCCAGGTCGCTCGCCAGTGCCCGGGCGACCTGCTCGGCCACCGGTACCGCCCACAGCCGGTCGAGCGGCTCGGCGTACCACGAGGCGCCGGGCGCGCGGACGGCCCGCACCCTCGTTCCCGCCCCCAGGCGGCCCGTCGGGGAGACCGTCGCCCCGGACACGGCGAGTCCCGCGCGCGAGAGTTCACGGGGCGTCAGGGAGGTGTCGCCGATGCGCACGGCACGGTCCGCCGAGCCCGTGGCCCGTTCGGCGCCGCCCGGGGCCACGTCCGGGACCGTGTAGAGCCGCCCCGCGGTATCGACGGTCCAGGTGACGGTGCCCGCGTAGCCGGTCGTCGTGAGGACCGGCTCGGCGAAGAGCCCGTACAGACGCAGCGACCCGTCCGGTGAGTACGGCTGCCGTACCCTGCCGCGCAGCCCGGCCAGCTCGGGCCCCGTGGCGTCCGGGAGGCGGTGCGCGAGGAGGAGGACGTCGCGCAGGGCCGCGCCGAGATCGCTCAGACGGTGTGCGGGGTCGGCGGCACGGGCCGCGCGCAGCGCCGTGACCACGGCGACGGCACGGCCGGAGGCGCGCGGGAGGCCGGCGAGTCGCGCGGTGTGCGCGGCCCGCAGCAGCTCCGCCTGGAGCACGGCCCCGGCACCTTCGATGCCTGCCTCCAGCACGGCGGCCGCCGCGGTGTGCAGCGCCGCCGAGGCGGCGCACTGGGCGGGGGTGGCCGATTCCGGGGCCGGGACGTCGCCGGGAGCGGCGCCGGGGGCCTGGGCGGCGGACGGGGCAGGGGCCGGGGTGAGGCCCGGGGCGGGCGCTGCGGCCGGTGCTGCGGTCGGTGGTGAGACCGGTGGTGAGG encodes the following:
- a CDS encoding luciferase domain-containing protein → MTPAQRAFERLQAWPDLSAGPASCGTGRALCSVRDEIVHFHSDRDVDLHLTHRAIQRFQYDLGGSTAIRLVPGSRWVTVHLDCDADVDLLLSLVSIALKAHQSRPPADLAPGPPGPTALSAPPGCNFHRVTVLPRAAAGEA
- a CDS encoding lytic polysaccharide monooxygenase; the protein is MVRRTRLLTLAAVLATLLGSLGVTLLLGQGRAEAHGVAMMPGSRTYLCQLDAKTGTGALDPTNPACQAALDQSGATALYNWFAVLDSNAGGRGAGYVPDGTLCSAGDRSPYDFSAYNAARSDWPRTHLTSGATIPVEYSNWAAHPGDFRVYLTKPGWSPTSELGWDDLELIQTVTDPPQQGSPGTDGGHYYWDLALPSGRSGNALIFMQWVRSDSQENFFSCSDVVFDGGNGEVTGIRGSGSTPDPDPTPTPTDPTTPPTHTGSCMAVYSVENSWSGGFQGSVEVMNHGTEPLNGWAVQWRPGGGTTLGGVWNGSLTSGSDGTVTVRNVDHNRVVPPDGSVTFGFTATSTGNDFPVDSIGCVAP
- a CDS encoding GH12 family glycosyl hydrolase domain-containing protein; the encoded protein is MRTLRPRARAPRGLLAALGAAFAAFALVSSLVTAAAPAQADTTICEPFGTTTIQGRYVVQNNRWGSTATQCVTATDTGFRVTQADGSAPTNGAPKSYPSVFNGCHYTTCSPGTDLPVRLDTVSAAPSSISYGFVDSAVYNASYDIWLDPTARTDGVNQTEIMIWFNRVGPIQPIGSPVGTASVGGRTWEVWSGGNGSNDVLSFVAPSAITGWSFDVMDFVRATVARGLAENDWYLTSVQAGFEPWQNGAGLAVNSFSSTIETGTPGGTDPDPGGPGGPSACAVAYGTNVWQDGFTADVTVTNTGTAPVDGWQLAFTLPSGQRITNAWNASLTPSSGSVTATGASHNSRIAPGGSLSFGFQGTYGGAFAEPTGFRLNATACTTA
- a CDS encoding LacI family DNA-binding transcriptional regulator; translated protein: MGRQRPGTPTLEEVAARAGVGRGTVSRVVNNAAGVRDSTRRAVQRAIAELGYVPNLAARSLAGHRADAVALVMTEPDWRLFGEPFFTEIVHAVGDALTDTPLQLLLTLVRTDTERRRFVEYARGGRVDGVLLMSVHAKDPLPDMLADAGLPTVMLGRRSGEECVTYVDADNAGGARGAVTYLLDAGRRTIGAISGPLDMYVAQCRLRGYREALEQAGVTAGPSLVVEGSDFTEESGHRAMTDLLARHPDLDAVFAASDTLAAGALNALRAAGRRVPQDVAVIGFDDFHPARPTDPPLTTVRQPLEEIGRTMVRLLLEEMEDAPVAWRHVILRTELVLRDSA